The following coding sequences are from one Megamonas funiformis window:
- a CDS encoding LutC/YkgG family protein yields MEKICHDWKHLLDKDFTNGKYWNDFAENAQNASVEIKIVKSYKDAIADILKIAKATDAKMIAGVGADECEELADVYAEVNKSFKVYTDKFDIVKNKNELDIGITLGEFGVGETGSICVDNYAYEARIASMLPLINIIFMPKNYIVNNMQDAFDVLAKVFWKGYSGFVTGPSRTSDIERVLTLGVHGPSRVILFAIEDDKR; encoded by the coding sequence ATGGAAAAAATTTGTCATGATTGGAAACATTTGTTGGATAAGGATTTTACAAATGGTAAGTATTGGAATGATTTTGCAGAAAATGCTCAAAATGCTTCTGTGGAAATAAAAATAGTCAAGAGTTATAAAGATGCTATTGCTGATATTTTGAAAATAGCTAAAGCAACAGATGCAAAAATGATAGCAGGAGTAGGTGCTGATGAGTGTGAGGAATTGGCAGACGTTTATGCAGAAGTAAACAAGTCTTTTAAAGTATATACAGATAAATTTGACATAGTAAAAAATAAAAATGAATTAGATATTGGTATAACTTTAGGTGAATTTGGTGTAGGAGAAACAGGTAGTATATGTGTCGATAACTATGCTTATGAAGCGAGAATAGCAAGTATGTTGCCATTAATAAATATAATATTTATGCCTAAAAATTATATTGTAAATAATATGCAAGATGCTTTTGATGTTTTGGCTAAAGTTTTTTGGAAAGGATATAGTGGTTTTGTGACAGGACCAAGCAGAACATCGGATATTGAACGTGTTTTGACTTTAGGAGTGCATGGGCCAAGTCGTGTGATTTTATTTGCAATTGAAGACGATAAAAGATGA
- the phnX gene encoding phosphonoacetaldehyde hydrolase has translation MKYEGIIFDWAGTTVDYGCMAPVRAFDEAFKSFGIEPTMEEIRKPMGMLKIDHVRTMLQMERINNLWKEKYNRDWTEDDVQKIYEISERKIFEVLDKYTDIKPHVLETIIEIRNKGLKIGSTTGYTSDMMKIVTDRAKQQGYTPDFWISPDMVNSKGRPYPYMIFRNMEALELTSVDKVLKVGDTIADIKEGVNAGIDTVGIIEGSSLMGLSQEEYEALSEDKKNEMDLKVVSAYQDAGAKYIIRDISGLLDILK, from the coding sequence ATGAAATACGAAGGTATTATTTTTGATTGGGCAGGCACTACAGTAGATTATGGTTGTATGGCACCAGTAAGAGCTTTTGATGAAGCTTTTAAATCTTTTGGTATTGAACCTACAATGGAAGAAATCAGAAAACCAATGGGAATGTTAAAAATTGACCATGTAAGAACAATGCTTCAAATGGAACGCATCAATAATTTATGGAAAGAAAAATATAATCGAGATTGGACAGAAGATGACGTACAAAAAATCTATGAAATTAGTGAACGTAAAATCTTTGAAGTTTTAGATAAATATACAGATATAAAACCACATGTATTAGAAACAATTATTGAAATTAGAAATAAAGGCTTAAAAATTGGTTCTACTACAGGTTATACAAGTGATATGATGAAAATCGTAACAGATAGAGCAAAACAGCAAGGATATACTCCTGATTTTTGGATTAGTCCTGATATGGTAAATAGTAAAGGTCGTCCATATCCTTATATGATTTTCCGCAATATGGAAGCTTTAGAATTAACTTCTGTGGATAAAGTATTAAAAGTTGGCGATACTATTGCAGATATTAAAGAAGGCGTTAATGCTGGTATTGATACTGTAGGTATCATCGAAGGCAGTTCTTTGATGGGCTTAAGTCAAGAAGAATATGAAGCATTATCTGAAGATAAGAAAAATGAAATGGATTTAAAAGTAGTATCTGCATATCAAGATGCTGGTGCGAAATATATTATTAGAGATATCAGTGGTTTATTAGATATTTTAAAATAA
- a CDS encoding extracellular solute-binding protein: MKKKKILSMLLAGTALCASMLFGGCGTSGSDSASSGNDGKVVIYSNADDEAVDAMKKALDNNGFKDKYMLQTFGTSELGGKLMVEGKNIEADVVTMSSFYLDSAQEKNKMFTDLTFDYKPLTEKVDFYAPITSQEGTIIVNTEKLKEANLPMPKSIKDLANPIYKDQISVTDVKASSTAWLLIQGLVSAYGDEEAKNILGGIYKNAGPHIENSGSAPLKKVRAGEVAIGFGLRQQAVADKLKGLPIDFVDPTEGNFSLTESIAVIDKGDKTNPLAMQIAECIIHNARVDLLKSYPNPIYEGEISDSVNKSAYPKTFAEKLSVDLLKKHQDLSEAAKQL; the protein is encoded by the coding sequence ATGAAAAAGAAAAAAATCTTATCAATGTTATTAGCAGGTACGGCATTATGTGCGTCTATGCTATTTGGTGGTTGTGGTACATCTGGTAGCGATAGTGCATCTAGTGGAAATGATGGAAAAGTAGTTATTTATTCTAATGCAGATGATGAAGCAGTAGATGCTATGAAAAAAGCATTAGATAATAATGGTTTTAAAGATAAATATATGTTACAGACTTTTGGTACTTCTGAACTTGGCGGTAAATTAATGGTAGAAGGTAAAAATATTGAAGCTGATGTAGTAACTATGAGTTCTTTCTACTTAGATAGTGCGCAAGAAAAAAATAAAATGTTCACAGATTTAACTTTTGATTATAAACCATTAACTGAAAAAGTTGATTTCTATGCACCAATCACTTCTCAAGAAGGCACTATCATTGTAAATACTGAAAAATTAAAAGAAGCAAATCTTCCAATGCCAAAAAGCATCAAAGATTTAGCAAATCCTATTTATAAAGACCAAATTTCTGTAACAGATGTAAAAGCATCATCTACAGCTTGGTTATTAATTCAAGGTTTAGTTTCTGCTTACGGTGATGAAGAAGCTAAAAATATTTTAGGTGGCATTTATAAAAATGCAGGTCCACATATTGAAAATTCCGGTTCTGCACCACTTAAAAAAGTTCGTGCTGGTGAAGTAGCTATTGGTTTTGGTTTAAGACAGCAGGCTGTTGCTGATAAATTAAAAGGTTTACCTATTGACTTTGTAGACCCAACAGAAGGCAATTTCTCTTTGACTGAATCTATTGCAGTTATAGACAAAGGCGATAAAACAAATCCACTTGCAATGCAAATTGCAGAATGCATTATTCATAATGCTAGAGTAGATTTATTAAAATCATATCCAAACCCAATTTATGAAGGTGAAATTTCTGATTCTGTAAATAAATCAGCATATCCAAAAACTTTTGCTGAAAAATTATCTGTTGATTTATTGAAAAAACATCAAGATTTATCTGAAGCAGCTAAACAACTTTAA
- the ldhH gene encoding L-lactate dehydrogenase (quinone) large subunit LdhH, with protein MKERNIKAEIKEKLHDPILSDNLARFAKQYPQARLKAYANVDDIDELRNELRDMKKQTVAHIEEVADKFQASLEERGAKVFRAKDGDELKAQLLQICKENNIHRIVKSKSMATEEIHLNHFLEQQGLRVKETDLGEWMLSVAGQKPSHMVMPAIHLNRKQCAKFFSDELKEDIPSDIPYMIQIARKVLREEFLKADMGITGANFGIAENGAIGLVTNEGNARIVTTIPPVHVIIIGYEKLIPKISDAAKIMRLLPRNGTGQRMVSYLTLIDGPTPIIHEKEGKLVEENKKVYVILLDNGRLKAAHDDKLKEVYQCVRCSSCLNVCPIWSTVGGHVYGYIYSGGIGAILTGLLNGMDNFSQFSDLCIGCRRCTTICPGKIDIPGLIEELRRRNFAQKGQSLPEKIIFKKVMSNRKLFHTLLRAASLGQKPVQSGNFIRNLPLFFAKMTQGRSLPAIASTPLRDCTDELMKQNPKNPKMRVAFFSGCNIDFVFPNTGKSVFKVLQNLGVEVIYPQKQNCCGKPIIGSGDLETARKIAKENIQALEETNADYIVAACPTCTETLEKTYVELFKDDSQWLARSKVLSKKIREFSQFVFSMYKEMNKLDDTVNNEGKIKITYHDSCHMKRGLNIYKEPRVLLKNTKKYNFVEMQGCDQCCGMAGAFGMKYKDISLRLLSRKLENIKDSQADIVAVACPACMMQIGGGLDKQMPNVKVKHIADILAEEL; from the coding sequence ATGAAAGAACGTAATATAAAAGCTGAAATAAAAGAAAAATTACATGATCCTATTTTAAGTGATAATTTGGCACGATTTGCAAAACAATATCCTCAAGCTAGATTGAAAGCATATGCAAATGTTGATGACATTGATGAATTAAGAAATGAACTTCGTGATATGAAAAAACAAACAGTTGCTCATATTGAAGAAGTCGCTGATAAATTTCAGGCTTCACTAGAAGAAAGAGGTGCGAAGGTTTTTCGTGCTAAAGATGGCGATGAATTAAAGGCACAATTATTGCAGATTTGTAAAGAAAATAATATACATAGAATTGTAAAATCAAAATCTATGGCAACAGAAGAAATACATTTAAATCATTTTTTAGAACAACAAGGTTTAAGAGTAAAAGAAACTGATTTAGGTGAATGGATGTTATCTGTTGCAGGTCAAAAACCATCACATATGGTAATGCCAGCAATACATCTCAATAGAAAACAATGTGCGAAATTTTTCTCAGATGAATTAAAAGAGGATATACCTAGTGATATTCCATATATGATACAGATTGCAAGAAAAGTATTGCGTGAAGAATTTTTAAAAGCAGATATGGGAATAACAGGTGCTAACTTTGGTATAGCTGAAAATGGGGCAATTGGATTAGTTACTAATGAAGGAAATGCAAGAATTGTTACAACTATTCCACCTGTACATGTAATTATCATTGGTTATGAAAAATTAATTCCTAAAATCAGTGATGCAGCTAAGATAATGAGATTATTGCCACGAAATGGTACAGGTCAAAGAATGGTAAGTTATTTGACGTTAATAGATGGGCCAACTCCTATAATTCATGAAAAAGAGGGGAAATTAGTAGAAGAAAATAAAAAAGTATATGTTATTTTATTGGATAATGGTCGTTTAAAAGCGGCTCATGATGATAAATTAAAAGAAGTCTATCAATGTGTACGTTGTTCTTCTTGTTTAAATGTATGTCCTATCTGGTCTACTGTTGGTGGTCATGTATATGGATATATATACTCAGGTGGTATCGGAGCTATTTTAACTGGATTGTTAAATGGCATGGATAATTTTTCACAATTTAGTGATTTATGTATTGGTTGTCGTCGTTGTACTACTATATGTCCGGGTAAAATAGATATTCCTGGTTTAATTGAAGAATTAAGACGTAGAAATTTTGCTCAAAAAGGTCAATCTTTACCTGAAAAAATTATATTTAAAAAAGTTATGTCTAATAGAAAATTATTCCATACTTTGTTAAGAGCTGCTTCTTTAGGACAAAAACCTGTACAATCGGGAAATTTTATTCGTAATTTACCATTATTTTTTGCTAAGATGACGCAAGGTCGTAGTTTGCCAGCTATTGCTTCTACACCTCTTCGCGATTGTACAGATGAATTAATGAAGCAAAATCCTAAAAATCCAAAAATGAGAGTAGCATTTTTTAGCGGTTGTAATATAGACTTTGTGTTTCCGAATACAGGAAAATCCGTATTTAAAGTATTGCAAAATTTGGGTGTAGAAGTAATTTATCCGCAAAAACAAAATTGTTGTGGAAAACCTATAATTGGCTCAGGAGATTTAGAAACAGCAAGAAAAATAGCTAAAGAAAATATACAGGCTTTAGAAGAAACAAATGCTGATTATATCGTAGCGGCATGTCCTACATGTACAGAAACATTAGAAAAGACTTATGTGGAATTATTTAAAGATGATAGTCAATGGCTAGCTCGTAGCAAAGTTTTAAGTAAAAAGATTAGAGAATTTAGTCAATTTGTATTTTCTATGTATAAAGAAATGAACAAATTAGATGATACTGTGAATAATGAAGGAAAAATAAAGATAACATATCATGATTCTTGTCATATGAAACGTGGATTAAATATTTATAAAGAACCAAGAGTATTGTTAAAGAATACTAAAAAATATAATTTTGTAGAAATGCAAGGTTGTGATCAATGTTGCGGTATGGCAGGGGCTTTTGGTATGAAATATAAAGATATTTCATTGCGTTTATTATCAAGAAAATTGGAAAATATAAAAGATAGTCAAGCTGATATTGTGGCAGTAGCTTGTCCTGCTTGTATGATGCAAATAGGTGGCGGTTTGGATAAACAGATGCCTAATGTAAAAGTAAAACATATAGCTGATATTTTAGCTGAAGAACTTTGA
- a CDS encoding helix-turn-helix domain-containing protein — protein sequence MQNKFGDMLKKLIQFTNIKLNVIAYHIGYDISYISKWANNTSQPTKKHIERINDTLSSIFAEEIIHKDYAYLFLKEFNIHEPLPTKDIQRFLHTQINNLLNNAYYCSHENFSHSQSNNDIILNSTTIVGRTNIYEFFCHKLAPIINKITPKLEIFITMDILTLLQQKKFFSFLDCCNLTDRQIDIHIGCNLSTLANSDEKLIYSLYKFLNKYFYVNFYIYEDKFFNNSNIFLVKNAFAIQYSLHLDKSIDICTFINNEKIINEIQKRISDTFFNSPIILQPKKEIILNSFHPFFYLNKNFTIFITNGFEFFLPKKSYLKMIDLCKQQNLTDETIASLKNLQIMWEEQFEKNPISFILPELNLMDYIQKGKVIFGDLKYQTTPQEREEQLSYLIQSMYKNPLIDIYLMSQQENVNDINYYKLSYYSNQKIAYFKKNKYLLNKYHLPIYFLKNSLLIQKFDMLFSKFKQTNFVHKYTAEKIENLYLANKSLLHRIMESQYHT from the coding sequence ATGCAAAATAAATTTGGAGATATGTTAAAAAAACTTATCCAATTTACTAATATAAAATTAAATGTCATCGCTTATCATATAGGTTATGATATTTCTTATATCAGTAAATGGGCAAATAATACAAGTCAACCAACTAAAAAGCATATTGAAAGAATAAATGATACATTGAGTTCTATTTTCGCCGAAGAAATCATTCATAAAGATTATGCTTACTTATTTTTAAAAGAATTTAATATTCATGAACCATTACCCACAAAAGATATCCAACGTTTTTTACATACACAAATAAATAATTTATTAAATAACGCATATTATTGTTCACACGAAAATTTTTCTCATTCCCAAAGCAATAATGATATTATTTTAAATTCTACTACCATCGTTGGTAGAACTAATATTTATGAATTTTTTTGCCATAAATTAGCTCCTATAATAAATAAAATAACTCCTAAATTAGAAATCTTCATTACTATGGATATTTTAACTTTGTTACAACAAAAAAAATTTTTTAGTTTCCTTGATTGTTGTAATCTCACTGACCGTCAAATAGATATTCACATAGGCTGTAATCTATCTACACTAGCAAATAGTGACGAAAAATTAATATATAGCCTCTATAAATTCTTAAATAAATATTTTTATGTCAATTTCTATATTTATGAAGATAAATTTTTTAATAATAGCAATATATTCCTTGTAAAAAATGCTTTTGCTATTCAATATTCCCTACATCTAGATAAATCAATAGATATATGTACCTTTATAAACAATGAAAAAATCATCAATGAAATTCAAAAACGTATTTCTGACACTTTCTTTAATTCTCCAATTATTTTACAGCCAAAAAAAGAAATTATTCTTAATTCCTTTCATCCCTTCTTTTATTTAAATAAAAACTTCACCATATTTATTACTAATGGCTTTGAATTTTTTCTACCTAAAAAATCCTATTTAAAAATGATAGATTTATGTAAACAACAAAATTTAACTGATGAAACTATCGCCTCCTTAAAAAACCTACAAATCATGTGGGAAGAACAATTTGAAAAAAATCCTATATCATTTATTCTTCCAGAGCTCAATTTAATGGATTATATTCAAAAAGGTAAAGTAATCTTTGGCGATTTAAAATACCAAACTACACCTCAAGAAAGAGAAGAACAATTATCTTATCTTATTCAAAGTATGTATAAAAATCCTTTAATTGATATTTATCTGATGTCTCAACAAGAAAATGTAAATGATATTAACTACTATAAACTTTCTTATTATAGTAACCAAAAAATCGCTTACTTTAAGAAAAATAAATACTTATTAAACAAATATCATTTACCTATTTATTTCTTAAAAAATTCTTTATTAATCCAAAAATTTGATATGTTATTTTCCAAATTTAAACAAACAAATTTTGTACACAAATACACTGCTGAGAAAATTGAAAATCTCTATTTAGCTAATAAATCTTTATTACATCGCATTATGGAAAGTCAGTACCACACGTAA
- the phnW gene encoding 2-aminoethylphosphonate--pyruvate transaminase → MKNYKLLTPGPLTTTETVKKEMMFDHCTWDDDYKKITLSIIDDLLELAHVDKEKYTAILMQGSGTFGVESVLTSVIGEDDCLLICANGAYGKRMAEIAQHAKITYKMYLQDFDKISDAKVVEELLQENPQITHVSIVHSETTSGILNDIEAVAKVVKAYGKTLIVDAMSSFGGVDIEVEKLGIDFIISSANKCIQGVPGFSFIICNREKLMQSKGKARSLSLDLYEQWETMSKDGKWRFTSPTHVVLAFAQAIKELKAEGGIVARNKRYSENNRILIEEMAKLGIKPYIESTHQGPIITTFYYPENSNFDFAEMYQYIKDRGYAIYPGKVTDAQTFRIGTIGEIYPEDMYKLSSIMTDFLNSKK, encoded by the coding sequence ATGAAAAATTATAAATTATTAACTCCAGGGCCACTCACTACTACTGAAACAGTGAAAAAAGAAATGATGTTTGACCATTGCACATGGGACGATGATTACAAAAAAATTACTTTATCCATCATTGATGATTTATTAGAATTAGCACATGTAGATAAAGAAAAATATACAGCAATTCTCATGCAGGGCAGTGGAACTTTTGGTGTAGAATCTGTACTTACTTCTGTTATTGGCGAAGATGATTGCTTATTAATTTGTGCAAATGGCGCTTATGGTAAACGTATGGCAGAGATTGCTCAACATGCCAAAATAACTTATAAAATGTATTTACAAGATTTTGATAAAATTTCAGATGCAAAAGTTGTAGAAGAATTATTGCAGGAAAATCCACAAATTACACATGTTTCTATAGTTCATAGTGAAACAACTTCTGGTATTTTAAATGATATTGAAGCTGTGGCAAAAGTAGTTAAAGCATATGGAAAAACTTTAATAGTTGATGCTATGTCTAGCTTTGGTGGTGTGGATATTGAAGTTGAAAAATTAGGTATTGATTTTATCATCAGTAGTGCAAATAAATGTATTCAAGGTGTGCCAGGTTTTTCCTTTATCATTTGCAATCGTGAAAAATTAATGCAATCTAAAGGTAAAGCAAGAAGTCTTTCTTTAGATTTATATGAACAATGGGAAACTATGAGCAAAGATGGTAAATGGAGATTTACTTCACCTACACATGTAGTATTAGCTTTTGCTCAAGCTATTAAAGAATTAAAAGCAGAAGGCGGTATTGTAGCTAGAAATAAACGTTATAGTGAAAATAATCGCATTCTTATCGAAGAAATGGCAAAACTTGGTATAAAACCATATATTGAAAGCACTCATCAAGGTCCAATCATCACTACATTTTATTATCCAGAAAATAGTAATTTTGATTTTGCTGAAATGTATCAATATATTAAAGACAGAGGATATGCTATTTATCCAGGTAAAGTAACAGATGCACAGACTTTCCGCATTGGTACTATTGGGGAAATTTATCCAGAAGATATGTATAAATTATCTAGCATTATGACAGATTTTCTTAATAGTAAAAAATAA
- the tnpA gene encoding IS200/IS605 family transposase produces the protein MERSLAHTRWMCKYHIVFTPKYRRKIIYNKLRRDIVQIIKDLCKWKGIEIIEGKAMPDHIHILVKIPPKMSISNFMGYLKGKSAMMIFARHGNLKYKFGNNNFWSTGYYVSTVGLNEATIAKYIREQDTYDKMMDKISTKELNDPFRDC, from the coding sequence ATGGAAAGAAGTTTAGCACATACAAGATGGATGTGCAAGTATCATATAGTATTTACCCCAAAATATAGAAGAAAAATTATATATAATAAATTGCGTAGAGATATTGTACAAATAATAAAAGATTTATGTAAGTGGAAAGGCATAGAGATAATAGAAGGGAAAGCTATGCCGGATCATATTCATATTTTGGTTAAGATACCACCAAAAATGAGTATATCAAATTTTATGGGGTATTTAAAAGGAAAAAGTGCAATGATGATATTTGCAAGACATGGAAATTTAAAATATAAATTTGGAAACAATAATTTTTGGTCAACAGGATATTATGTATCGACAGTAGGACTAAATGAAGCAACAATAGCGAAATATATAAGAGAACAAGATACGTATGATAAAATGATGGATAAAATAAGCACAAAAGAATTAAATGATCCCTTTAGGGATTGTTAA
- a CDS encoding tRNA lysidine(34) synthetase, whose protein sequence is MQPLPKEYLSRIIRAVVEFQLIEDNDKILIGLSGGKDSLFMAYALTELKNTLKKNFTLGAITINPMFTKDFSCEAMQKFCDKLNMPYHIHEVNIAETIANQDNKNACYSCAFFRRGAINGYAKEHGYNKIAYAHNHDDAVETFFMNLFYSGQLKTFMPSTYLSRSDVTVIRPLLYFREEEIRNAISLHGQEPCAPPCPFNGNTMRQKAKNLIEELSKENPLLYEHLSAAMRTTAVGDLWPPIKNRKEMKPYYYQFFKNQQK, encoded by the coding sequence ATGCAACCATTACCTAAAGAATATTTAAGTCGCATAATCCGTGCAGTTGTTGAATTCCAATTAATCGAAGATAATGATAAAATCCTAATCGGTCTATCTGGTGGCAAAGATAGCCTATTTATGGCATACGCTTTAACAGAATTAAAAAATACTTTAAAGAAAAATTTCACACTAGGAGCAATCACCATAAATCCTATGTTTACTAAAGATTTTTCTTGCGAAGCTATGCAAAAATTCTGCGATAAATTAAACATGCCTTACCATATTCATGAAGTAAATATCGCTGAAACTATCGCTAATCAAGATAATAAAAATGCTTGTTATTCCTGTGCTTTCTTCCGCCGTGGTGCAATCAATGGCTATGCCAAAGAACATGGCTATAATAAAATAGCTTATGCTCACAATCATGATGACGCCGTAGAAACATTCTTCATGAATTTATTTTATTCTGGTCAATTAAAGACTTTCATGCCATCTACTTATTTAAGCCGTTCTGATGTAACTGTAATCAGACCACTGCTTTATTTCCGTGAAGAAGAAATAAGAAATGCCATCTCACTTCATGGTCAAGAACCTTGTGCTCCACCATGTCCATTCAATGGCAATACAATGCGTCAAAAAGCTAAAAATTTAATTGAAGAATTATCTAAAGAAAATCCTCTTTTATATGAGCATTTAAGCGCTGCTATGCGTACAACAGCCGTTGGCGATTTATGGCCACCTATCAAAAATCGCAAAGAAATGAAACCTTATTATTATCAATTCTTTAAAAACCAACAAAAATAA
- a CDS encoding putative manganese-dependent inorganic diphosphatase, with the protein MSEQKVIYAIGHRNPDTDSICSAIAYANLKRNMGCENVVPARAGSVNKETKYALEYFGVEAPQLVSDIYPRVKDIAIKVQKSVKATDNLRTLGMAMKECNLRSIPVVDDENKLIGMASVSDLAKAYFQEITLDSVSASGACINDIANVIEADVLVAGNNEGKINGEIKVAAACMEKVAESIKAGDVVIIGNRPESAFIKCIDLKVACVIITGNTTISDEVVTKAKAENVMILSTAFDTYSTARLISQCAPISSIMTTDVISFKPSDMLSDIKGVLEANEYRNYPVVENGKLVGIVNKDKFMMPEKQQIILTDHNELAQAVEGIESGKIIEVVDHHRFGGLQTSDPIFINVRPVGCTCTIVTNMYQQYGVEIPKEIAGLLMSAIISDTVLFKSPTCTQTDKDAVEYLAKIAGVDYKEYGMAMLKAGADIGDMTPAQIVKNDSKEFQIGNYPMLISQLSVMDTDQVMAMQDEILAEMARVCTAEGYAMSIVIVTDIINEGSYLLFSGEPKNLIGEAFKQDASKSVMYLPGVMSRKKQIIPPLSEAVKNL; encoded by the coding sequence ATGAGTGAACAAAAAGTAATTTATGCTATTGGTCATAGAAATCCAGATACAGACTCCATCTGTTCTGCAATAGCATATGCAAATTTAAAACGCAATATGGGCTGTGAAAATGTTGTACCAGCTCGTGCAGGTAGCGTAAACAAAGAAACTAAATATGCTTTAGAATATTTCGGTGTAGAAGCTCCTCAGCTTGTAAGTGATATTTATCCAAGAGTTAAAGATATTGCTATTAAAGTACAAAAATCTGTAAAAGCAACAGATAATCTTCGTACTTTAGGTATGGCTATGAAAGAATGCAATCTTCGTTCTATACCTGTAGTTGATGATGAAAATAAATTAATTGGTATGGCTAGCGTTAGCGATTTAGCAAAAGCTTATTTCCAAGAAATCACATTAGATAGCGTATCTGCTTCTGGTGCTTGCATCAATGATATTGCTAATGTTATTGAAGCTGATGTTTTAGTTGCTGGCAATAACGAAGGCAAAATCAATGGCGAAATCAAAGTAGCTGCTGCTTGCATGGAAAAAGTTGCAGAAAGCATCAAAGCTGGCGATGTAGTAATCATTGGCAATAGACCAGAATCTGCATTTATTAAATGCATTGATTTAAAAGTTGCTTGTGTAATCATCACAGGAAATACAACTATTTCTGATGAAGTAGTTACTAAAGCAAAAGCTGAAAATGTAATGATTTTATCTACAGCATTTGACACTTATAGCACAGCTCGTCTTATCAGCCAATGTGCACCAATTTCTAGCATTATGACTACAGATGTAATTTCTTTCAAACCATCTGATATGTTAAGTGATATCAAAGGTGTATTAGAAGCAAATGAATACCGCAATTATCCAGTAGTAGAAAATGGTAAATTAGTTGGTATCGTAAATAAAGATAAATTCATGATGCCTGAAAAACAACAGATTATTTTAACAGACCACAATGAATTAGCTCAAGCTGTTGAAGGTATTGAATCTGGTAAAATCATCGAAGTTGTTGACCATCATCGTTTCGGCGGATTACAAACAAGCGATCCTATTTTTATCAATGTTCGCCCAGTTGGTTGTACTTGTACAATCGTAACTAATATGTATCAACAATATGGCGTGGAAATTCCAAAAGAAATTGCAGGTCTTTTAATGTCTGCTATTATTTCTGATACAGTATTATTCAAATCCCCAACTTGCACACAAACCGATAAAGATGCTGTAGAATATTTAGCAAAAATCGCTGGTGTAGATTATAAAGAATATGGTATGGCAATGCTCAAAGCTGGTGCAGATATCGGCGATATGACTCCTGCTCAAATCGTTAAAAATGACTCCAAAGAATTCCAGATTGGCAACTATCCAATGCTCATTAGCCAGTTATCCGTTATGGATACAGACCAAGTAATGGCTATGCAAGATGAAATCTTAGCTGAAATGGCTCGTGTATGCACTGCAGAAGGTTATGCAATGTCTATCGTTATCGTTACTGATATCATCAACGAAGGTAGCTATTTACTCTTCAGTGGCGAACCTAAAAACTTAATCGGTGAAGCATTCAAACAAGATGCAAGTAAATCTGTTATGTATTTACCAGGCGTAATGTCTCGTAAAAAACAGATTATCCCACCACTTTCTGAAGCTGTAAAAAATCTTTAA